The window AGAGGAGATGCGCCGCCTGGGCTTCGACCTGGGTCAAAGCGTGACCCCCATCACCCCGGTCATGCTGGGGGATGCCCATCTGGCGCAGACCTTCAGTCGCCGGCTCTTCGAGGAGGGGGTCTTCGCCCAGGCCATCGGCTATCCCACCGTTCCCCGGGGCAAGGCCCGCATCCGGGTGATGATCTCCGCCGCCCACAGCCGGGAGGACCTGGATCGCGGGCTCGAGGCCTTCGCCAAAGTGGGGCGGGAGCTGGGGGTGATCCGCTAAAGCGCACGCTGCGGACGGCGGAGAGGTCGCCGTCCGCAGCGCCCTTTTACCCCTTCTCCCGATGCCGCCAGCGATTCAGAACCCGGGCGGTGGGCCCCGTGCGCGTCAGAAGGCTGCTCACAAAGATGTTGGTGTCGAGCACGGCTTTCCGCACAGGCAGACCTCACGGATGCGATGGCGTCCTCTACGTCCCGCTCGATCTCTTCCGGGGCAACCTCCGGCAGGCGGCTCCGGATGCGATCCAGCGTTCGAAAGCGAAGCTCGCGCTCCGCGATCAACCGCTCATAGATCTGAAAGGGGATGATGACCGCCATCGGCCGGCTCGAGCGTTCCACGATGATCATCTGGCCCTCGCGATCCACCCGGCGCAGCAGACCGGCAAACCGGTTACGAGCCTCCTGGGCCTCGATCCGCACTGGAGCCATCCGATCCTCCCGTCGTCCCCCTGCTTTGGCCTTTGATTTATTATTGCTTCCTAAGCGCAGGACGTCAAAAGCATTCCCGCTGACCTTTAGACAGGAGATAGGACACGGCCTGGGACGATGGTCCTGAACCGGTCCAGGGCCAGCCGGATGAGCCTCAAAAATTGCCTGAGCCTCAGCCGGAGCTGGTGCTGGAGGAGGATCAAGAGCTCCGAGTAGGCCTTAAAGAACCGGCTTCCAGGATCGCCTGGACCAACCGGGCGGCCTTCTGCGCATGCTCGTCCCGCTCCAAGATCTCGGCCATGAATTTCTCCATCGGCTCCAAAGGCAGGACCTCGGCCGTGACTCCTACCTCCCCCGAAGAGGATTCCCCCTCATCCTACCACCCCCTGTCCGATCTTCTCTCCAAAGGTCAGCTCCGTACAGGACCCGGGTCTGCTTACGGCGCGGCTTTGTGGATAGCCTCCTCAGGCTTGGGGGAAGGCAGAGAGGCAGTCGCGTGGCATTCCGCCAGCCCTCTCCCTTCAGCAGCGCCGGCCCGACCACCAGCAGCGCGCACAGGACATCACCTCCGCCGGCCATACCGAAGTGTAATACTCCACCCCCGGAGGATCACGATGATGAGCCTGGGATCCGTGATGGACGGAAGGTTCCTCCCAAGGCCATCCGCCGGGTGGATCGCGATCCGCAACCGACCGGTCGGCGAGGGCATCCTCCGCTGGTGCTCCGGAGGGATGTCGGTCGGACCCAAGAGGAGCGCTGGAATCCTGAAGCGACCTCATTGGTGCTGACATGAGTGCAGCTGAAACAGGAATTCCATTTCCGATCCTAGATCTGGCAGGTCCCCATATAGCAATGCCAGATTCGAGTTTCGACATAGACATAGTAAAGTGGAGTGCTCATCGATCCCCCAACGCCGTAAGCATGCAGAATGCCATTATCCCAACCAGTGGTTCCCGCTTTGCCGACATAACCGATCCCTGGGGCGTAAACATACCACAGCATCTCCGCTCTCACCGTTCCGGATGTTATCCCGGCAATCAGGAAAGCCACCCAGATTCCTGTCAACCGTCGAAGGCTCGCGGATCGCATCCTCTACCTCCCTTCGAAAGCCCGGAGGGCTTCCTGATACTGGGCCCGGATCTCGTAAACACCTTGAATCGCCATCCGAAGCCGATGGAACAGCAGCCGCAGCTCCCCCTCCGAGTCCAGGCGGCCAATCGCCTTCCCGCCTCCGTGATACAGCGGACGAGCTATGCCGGCGGGCGCCTGGAATTCCCGCGATTCCCAGAAGCGTCCTGCCTCCCGCACGATCGCGATGTCCCGGGGATCCCCCTCCATCACCTCATAGACCATGACATACTCCAGCGATCCCATGGGGATCACCCCCTCCTCCGGGAGCCGCAGGCGGCTCAACCCCAGCACCGGCGCCACCTCGTCCTGATCCACCCCCAGCACCACGATCACCACCCCCTCCCGGAACCGGGCCTGAAGCCACTTCTGATCCTCCGGGCGCATCCACCTCAGCGCCTCCCCATCCACGATCACCCCATCCAGCGGCCGCCCCATCGCCGCCAGCCGCAACGGAACCCAGCCCGAAAACAGCGCCACCCCTTCGGCTCGAAGCACCTCCATCGTCAGCAAACCCCGGGTGAAGGGAAGCGGGCCCACAAAAGCGATGAAAGGCTCCCGCGGCAGCGCCGCCGCGTGGGCCGGCGAGGGCGTCAGGGCCGCCGGCAACCCCTCCCGCAACCCCAGGACCCCCAGACCCACCAGAACCCCCACCAACAGAAACCCCACCCCTCCCTTCATCCCTCCCGAGAACGCATGCCTGATCATTTCATCGTCTCCTCCACCTCACCAGGAGTCCCTCGTCTGATCGTTCCCCTCCCTTCGCAGTTCCAAGAAGAAAGGATGCATCACCTGGCTTTTACCCGTACACGACTCCCCAGGCCCCGGCATTCGAAGGGGGAGGAGGTGTCTTGATCAAGTGTCTCCCCAGATTCGCCAGCTGGGTGGCCCTGAAGCTGTCCACCATGGTGCGCATCCACGACCGCTCAATACGCCCCCGGGAACTGGAACATTGCTCACTGTCCACTGACACGACCATGAACTCCATCCCGATTAAGCATGAGCACTGGGAATAAGAATCAAAGTTAAAGTGGAAACACCTATCACAGCCGCTATAAGCCGGGGCCTCACGGGGTTCCTCCCGTTTTCCCTTTTTCGCTTTCGCAGATCCGGGCCATCTCGGGGCTGGGCTGCAGCAGCAGCTCCCCGCGAGGATCCGGCCGGAGGACCCAGACAGGCCCATATACCCGTTCTTCATCGGAATGCCGCTGACCCCCGGCCTCTCGTCGCTCCTGGCGCACCGCGCGCAACTGCCCGTCTTCGCTGATCGCCATCCAGGCCCGCTCGACCCATCCCCCTTCCCACCGCACCGTCCGCCTCCACCAGGTCACAGGCCCCTCTCCCCAGATCCGCTCCGGCACCGCTCCCTCCAGGCTACGTGGAGCCGGTAGATCGAAGCCGGTCCTTTCTTCCGATGTCGGCTCCCAGCCATCCGCCCGCAGTTTCCCCAGATCCACGAAGGGCGGGAAGGCCCACCGCATCGCCTCCGGAGAAGAGGGCTCTGGAAAGCAAACCGGCCCCCCCGGATCCACGAAGCGGGCCTCCCAGGCCCTCCCCGCGGTGCGCCACAGCTCCGCATAGAGATGGCCATCCGGGAGCCGAAATTGTCCGTGCAGGCGAACCGGCTGTCCGTCCTCCCCCACTTCCAGGAAGACTTCGCCCCGGATCTCCTGACCGTTAGCCGGATCCGGCGCCGAGGGATCGAAGAAACGCCGGCGAAACGACCAGGCGAGGACACGGCCCGGGCTTTCCGGAGGCGGTCGAAGGAAATCCGGAGCCGAGGCTCCTGGCGGGCTCCCGGCCGGGGTGGAAGACGAAGCATCGGGAGGAGAAGCAGGTGTCGGCGTGGTCGCCTCCCCGACCGGGGGAAGCGCTCCCGGCCGGGCCGGACGGAAAGCGCCCGCCCAGACCATCCACCCGAGGAGCAGGAGCACGAACAGTCCTCCGGGCACCGCCCAAGATCGATGTCGCACCATCGAACCATCCTTTTATGATTTTTCAGGGCGAAGAGAGCCAAAAGGTCTCTTCACATCCCCAACATCATCCAGAGGCCGTTCCTGCTCCTCACCAATCCGCGGAGCCAATCGTTCCCTCCCATGTTCCACGGGAAGCCTCCCAACGTGCATGCTGGGCGACCACCCGATATCGATGAGGCCGGTCTGAAGGGCATGTGAACGCAACAACCGAACCGGACACACCACTTGTCCCATAATTCGTATATTCGGCTGTTCGACTCGCCTCAACACGAAACTGTGTGGGCTCGCCGCATCCTTCATATCCTTGAACACGCGTATACACCCATCGACTCCACGGGGCATAGGTATCCCCCCAGATCCGCCAGAGGAGTATCCCCTGAGTGGTCCATTGGATGCATCCACGGCCGGATACATAACCGCCGGTGACGGGGTAATTCACCACTGTCCATTTACAGGACCAGCCGCCCCAGGAGGCCTGCACGCCGGTCGTTCCAGCGACGAAGAAGCCCATCATCAGGATCACGGCGAAAATCACGAGCCCCAGACGCTTCATTGCCTCACCTCCTCACCGAGCTGAAATCCACCCGATGCGCTGACACCGCTGTTCCGTCTCCGCGGAAAGGCGCAACGCCTCCCTTCGCTCCTCGACCATCACCGGCCCCCGGATCTCTTCATATTCCGTCCACCGGGCTTGTTCCTTCATCTCCGAACGCCCCAGCGCATACACTACCCACCCCGCCGGGTCTACTCCCAGCACCCATACCCGCTGACCTCCATCCGGCATCTCCTCCACCTGTTCCCAGCGCTGAATCCATGAAGGGACTTCCCCCCTGACCGGGAGCAACGGAAGGTTGGGTTCCGGAGTGGGGAAAGTCATTCGGCCCGTCAACCGGTAGCCCGAGGATTCCAGCCGCTCGACAATCACCCGAGAGGGCAACCACGTCTGCAACACCGAGGCCTTCAGACCCGGCTGCTTCCGAAAGCAGAGTGGGGGATCCGAATTGTAGAAGCTCCGCTCCTCCCCTTGGTCCGCCAGAGATTCATACCGGAGAAGGCCCCGAGGGTCTACTTCCCGTGTATAAACCTGCACCGGATAGCCGTCGGAGCCGGTGAGGGCGACCCGCTCAACCCGATACCGTTGCTCCTGAACGGACTCAGGCCCGTCTGCGATCCGAAGGCGAACCTGCACTTCCTGACGCACCGTCCGCTGCGGGAATTCCGTCGCATAACGGATGAAGGGGGGCGGCTCGAAAGATGCGGCAGATGAGGAACCGAAGAGGAAAGCATCGGAGGCGGGAGGGGGAGCAGGATCCGGCGTTGGCGGCTGGGTGTGAAAGTCCAACTGCTTCCATCCCCCCAGGCTCAGTATAAGCCCCGCCAAGCCCGCCCCCAGAATCCAAAGACGAAAGGCAGAAGACCTACGACCCATCTTCGTTTCCTCTTTATTACGATTTATCTCCACGATAAGACCCTGGCCGTCCGCTGTCAATGCCCATTTCGCCAACCTCAGTTGGCATTTTGCCAACTCCTCCGCTCCAACCTCCTCGGGCCCTTGCGGATGCAGCGGGGTCCTCCACGGGGCAGCTTCCAACCGGGCTGCCGAGGGCCGCGCAGGCCCATCCGGATCCTCCCTCTCCCGCGTCGGCCCGTTCTTCTGGATCGGATCGTCCGCCAGCCGGCTTTTTCGGCGCCCAGGCCGGATTCGGTCGTCCCACCCGGTGGTATCATGCCGTTGGGGGTCCGGAGCAGGCCTCCGGTCCGGCCTTCAAGGCCGTCAAGAGTCTTTCAGCGGAGGAACAGAGGTCCCGGAGATGTCGCCCCATTCCGCCCACGATGCCATCGCGGTGCTCGACTTCGGCTCCCAGTATGCGCAGCTGATCGTCCGCCGCATCCGGGAGGCCGGCGTCTACGCCGAGCTGTTCCCGTGGGACGCGGACCCCGCCGAGGTCCTCGCCCTGCGGCCGAAGGGCTTCGTCCTCTCGGGCGGTCCGGCTAGCGTCTACGAGCCCGGCGCCCCCTCGCTTCCCCCTTACGTCCTGGAGAGCGGCCGGCCGGTGCTGGGGATCTGCTACGGGATGCAACTGTTGGCCCACGCCCTGGGCGGGCGGGTGGCTCCGGCCCCAGCCCGGGAATACGGTCGGGCGGAGGTGGAGATCCTGGAGCCGGAGGATCCCCTCTGGCGCGGGCTGCCCTCCCCCATGGCCGTCTGGATGTCCCACGGGGACCGGGTGGAGGCGCTCCCTCCCGGCTTCCGGGCGATGGCCCGCTCCCCCAACGCCCCCTTCGCGGCCATCGGCGATCCGGCCCGCCGCCTTTACGGCGTGCAGTTCCACCCCGAGGTCGCCCACACGCCCCTGGGCCGGGAGCTGCTGCGCCGCTTCGCGGTGGCG is drawn from Thermoflexus hugenholtzii and contains these coding sequences:
- a CDS encoding type II toxin-antitoxin system Phd/YefM family antitoxin: MRIEAQEARNRFAGLLRRVDREGQMIIVERSSRPMAVIIPFQIYERLIAERELRFRTLDRIRSRLPEVAPEEIERDVEDAIASVRSACAESRARHQHLCEQPSDAHGAHRPGSESLAASGEGVKGRCGRRPLRRPQRAL